A segment of the Aureliella helgolandensis genome:
GATGGGACGCTCGGCAAGGGCCATGAGTTTTACGACGCAACCCACCGCGTTGGAGCGGAGCTTGGTTTACCTGACGGCATGACGGTCGATGGAGCCGGTAACCTGTGGGCTAGTGGACCTGGCGGAATTTACATCTTCTCGTCCGAAGCGAAACTGCTCGGGCGCCTACTCACCGGATTGGCCACTAGCAATTGCACGTTCGGCCCTGAGGGCTGGCTGTACGTTACGGCCGACAGCCATGTTGTCCGCATTAAAACCAAGGCGGTAATGCTACCGGCCACTCCCTAGCAATCCTTCGCCGCAAACAAGTAGGGCATCCTGCAACGGACCTATTACTTCGCGCCCCTATCGCTACCGTGCGGTGTGTAATCATGCACTTTTGACACGAAGAGGTAGGTAGCAGCGAGCGTGGCGGAAAGAGGTCCTGCCCTCAAATCGGGAACGGCCTGCCGGCCGTCTAGGGAGGGAGAATATACTAACATCTCGCTTTCGGGGATTCAGCATCGCAGACAAGCCATCGAATTGCGGAATGGGTTAGCGGATAGGTCCCACGCGGAACGACTTCGTGGAATTGCCGCCCTCAATTCCACCGCGGTGGCACGCATGAAGACAGTCGCCACAGAGGGAGTCGACTAGGTAGCCGGAACTACCATTTGCAGCAATCTAAAAAACTCTACCGAAAAGGCCCTATCCGATGACGCTTGCAATCCGGTCAGCGATGCTTCTACTCCTCCTATGTTCGGTTTGCCGATTGCACGCTGCATCACCGGAGCATCCCAACGTGTTGTTCATTGCGGTCGACGACTTGCGTCCGCAACTGGCATGCTATGGCAAGCCGGAGATGCACTCTCCCAACATCGACCGCCTGGCAGCAAGTGGTGTCCTGTTTGAACGCGCGTATTGCATGGTACCGACCTGCGGCGCCTCACGAGCTGCATTGATGACGAGCCAGCGTCCCAATCGCACTCAGTTCGTCAACCATCTAACGTGGGCAGAACGCGAAGTCCCCGATGCGTTGCCACTCCATACTCACTTCAAGCAAAATGGCTACGAAACCATTAGCCTTGGAAAAATATTCCATCATCCAACCGACCATGCCGATGGCTGGTCCGAGCCCGCATGGCGTTCTCCCAAGCGGGGTTACCAGGATCGCGCCAGCGAACGCCAAGCGGTGCAGCAGAACAAACAGCAATGGCCTGGAAAGTCCAATCATCGAGGGCCAGCGTTCGAGGCCTTTGACGGTCCCGAAGAGAACTACCCCGATGCGGACTGCGCCAGCCGGGCTATTGAGTACTTGGAGAAGTATGCCGAACACCCTGAGCAACCGTTTTTCCTAGCGGTCGGTTTCCTTAAGCCGCACCTACCCTTCAATGCGCCCCAGAAGTATTGGGACCTCTACGATCACGACTCAATTGACCTTCCCCCGAACTACTTCCCGCCCCAAGGGGCACCACAGGGAGCGGTCCACAACTCGGGTGAACTACGCGCCTACGCCGGGATCCAGCCCCGCGGGCCGGTCGAGCGTGAAACCGCGCGCAACCTGATCCATGGGTACTACGCTTGCGTTAGTTTTGCCGATGCTCAAATTGGTCGAGTGGTCGATTCTCTGGCGCGTCTCAAACTCGCTGACCATACCATCGTCGTGTTGTGGGGCGACCACGGTTGGCAGCTTGGCGAGCACGGGATGTGGAACAAGCACTCCTGTTTTGAAACGTCGATGCAGGCTCCATTACTGATCAGCGCACCTGGCGATACTCTTGTGCAGCCCCAAACGCGAGTCCAGTCGATGGCGGAATTCATTGACGTCTACCCAACCCTGTGCGATTTGGCGGCGATCCCGCATCCACCTGGCCTTGAGGGCACCAGCCTTTTGCCTGTAATGCGTGATCCAAGCTTACCGGGTAAACAATTTGCCGTCGGTCGATTCGGGGCAGGGGATACAATCCGTTCGGACAAGTGGCGGTACAGCGAATACACCTCCCCTCGCGGGGACTCAACCGGCGTCATGCTCTACGATCAAGTGGCCGATGCAGAGGAAAATAGCAACGTGGCAGCTGTGCAAATGGATGAAGTCCACCAACTGTCTCAGCAACTCCGTCAGCGCATGGGAAAATCTCCCAAGAGAAGCGATCCCCCCCAATAGTCGCATCCCGGAATCGCTCGGCAGCAGCCAGCACTTGGGGCTTGTGCTCCGGCTGCTGAAATAGCCCTCCCGGCGTGATCAAGGAAAGGCAGACGCCCCTACAGGGTAGTTAGTGGCACCTCCCACCCGCGTTAACACCCAAACATCCGCCAATCAACGAGCCGTCGCGCGGCGGTCGCGATCGTGACGAGTCGCCTAGCGTTCTGGAGTCCTGGCTCGAGAAATTGATTGCTACAACTGCGAATTCTGGCAAGAAATCGCCCTAAAAGTACAGTCCAGCAATCGCGACTTGCCTCCGCGTGGGGTTTTGCCGTATAAAGTAGAGATATCCGTGACGCGCGCTAGCTGCTTAATACGCCTCAGTGCGAATTGAAATGCTTTAACCAATACACTTGAGAGGGCTCTTTCGATGGCCGTTTTACTTTCCGAGAATGCTGCTAACCAAGTCAAAAAGTTCCGCGAAGAAAACCAATTTGGCGATGAGATGTTCCTGCGAATTGGCGTAGCCGGTGGCGGTTGCAGTGGTTTCAACTACACACTGTCCTTCGATGACAAGTTCGATGAAGCAGCCGACAGCCGCTACGAACACCATGGCGTTGCTGTCGTTGTCGACAAGAAGAGCTCCCTATACCTCGACGGAACCACGGTCGACTGGTACCACAGCCTCGAGAAGCAAGGCTTTACCTTCGACAATCCCAACGCAGTCAAGTCTTGCGGTTGTGGCAGCTCCTTCTCGGCCTAGTTTCTGCATTATTGCGGGAGCGACTAAACTCTAAGAATCATTATCAACGGCAGCGGCCTTCCGCTGCCGTTTTTTTGTAGAATCCAGCAATCCATCGGACAATTCGACTCGCCATCGGCGAACGATCCTAGGGGAGACACCTTGAGCGACAAAATTACCATCATTGGAATTGGCGACGACGGCGTCGATGGCTTGACGCGTCAGGCGCACGATACGATCTCTCAGGCC
Coding sequences within it:
- a CDS encoding sulfatase — encoded protein: MTLAIRSAMLLLLLCSVCRLHAASPEHPNVLFIAVDDLRPQLACYGKPEMHSPNIDRLAASGVLFERAYCMVPTCGASRAALMTSQRPNRTQFVNHLTWAEREVPDALPLHTHFKQNGYETISLGKIFHHPTDHADGWSEPAWRSPKRGYQDRASERQAVQQNKQQWPGKSNHRGPAFEAFDGPEENYPDADCASRAIEYLEKYAEHPEQPFFLAVGFLKPHLPFNAPQKYWDLYDHDSIDLPPNYFPPQGAPQGAVHNSGELRAYAGIQPRGPVERETARNLIHGYYACVSFADAQIGRVVDSLARLKLADHTIVVLWGDHGWQLGEHGMWNKHSCFETSMQAPLLISAPGDTLVQPQTRVQSMAEFIDVYPTLCDLAAIPHPPGLEGTSLLPVMRDPSLPGKQFAVGRFGAGDTIRSDKWRYSEYTSPRGDSTGVMLYDQVADAEENSNVAAVQMDEVHQLSQQLRQRMGKSPKRSDPPQ
- a CDS encoding HesB/IscA family protein — encoded protein: MAVLLSENAANQVKKFREENQFGDEMFLRIGVAGGGCSGFNYTLSFDDKFDEAADSRYEHHGVAVVVDKKSSLYLDGTTVDWYHSLEKQGFTFDNPNAVKSCGCGSSFSA